agaatatccaacctaaaataatattatttccaGTAGATCATTTTATTTGGTACTTGTCTTGTTGCTGTGGCAAAACACCTGACAAGCAATGTAGAAatgaaagtttcattttattcatgGTTTGAAGAACACAATATATTAAGATGAGAAAAAAACAGAAGGGAGATGGGGTCACAGGTCACATTGCATGTGTGGTCAACAAGCAAAAAGGGATGAATAATGATAGTAAgctaggttttttctttttctctttatcagACTAGGATGATTCATTGGAACAGATGGTTCCACCTACATTCAAAGTGCATCTTTCCTCCTCAGTGAAATCTCTCCAGAGATACCTTCCCAGATATGCCCAAAGGTGTACGTTGAAGGTGATTCCAAATGGAGTCCAGTTAACAGTGAAGATTATCCGTAGCAATCATGTAATTCTCCATTGAGCCATGGTATTAACTGACTCACTTTTCATGTGTGATAGTGATACAGGGTATGATCCTTCCTTAGTCCTGAGATTTCACCATGTTCAAGATCCTTCTCAATGAACTCTTAACATCCTTGTTTCTCAGACTATAAATGAAGGGGTTTAGAGTGGGAGTGACCAAGGTATACATAACAGCAGCTACCACCTCCCCAGAGGAACGAGAACTAGATGGGGGTTTCAGGTAGGTAGCAAAGACTGTGCTATAGAATAGGAGGACTACAGAGAGGTGGGAACTGCATGTAGCCAAGGCTTTCCTTTTTCCCTGTGCTGATGGAACCTTAGCCACAGCATAAAAAATACAACCATAAGAACTTACAATGCAGAGCAGTGCACTGATTCCCAAAACTCCAGCCAAAGCCATCATTAGACTCTCATTGAGGTGAGCATCAGAGCAGGAAAGCAATAAGAGAGGCCCAAAGTCACAGAAAAAATGAGGAATTTCTTGATTGGTATGAAAATATAACTGAGAGAGCAACAAAATATGGGTCAGAGACACACAATGAGCTACTCCCCATGACCCACTGACCAGAACTCTACATCTACAAGGAGTCATTAGAAGTGGGTACAGCAGTGGGTGGCAGATAGCAGCATAGCGGTCAATAGCCATGACTGCTAGAAGCAGGTTATCCATGTCAGCAAAAACAGCAAAGAAGTACAACTGAGTCAGGCATCCAGAGAACGAGATGGATCCATCTCCAGTCCACAGAGTCTCCAGCATTTTAGGGGCTGTGGTGGTGATGAAGCAAAGATCCACGAGTGAGAGCTGACTGAGGAAGAAATACATGGGGGTGTGGAGGTGGACATCAGTGCCAATAGCTAACAGAAGTAGCAGGTTCCCTAAAAGGCCCAGCAAGTAGAGAACAAGGAAGATGCTAAAGAGGGGTTGCCATTTCTCTGAGTTACTGGACAGTCCCAACAGGATGAAGCCAGGAGCCTGACTGCAGTTCATCATGGGTATTGTATTTCAAGAAGTTGGTGTGAAGACAATTCACTCTCTGCAGGATAGAATGAGCATCAACCCATACCTGGTCTCTCGGCAATGGTTTTCCCTAAAAGCACCAATTCAACAATGGAAACTAGAATAGCAAAGGGAGGGACAAGATTTGGAGTTTATTAAAAATGATTCTCGAGGGAGACATAAAGACAATTTCTTGAATGTCTTCTAGGAATTCTCATGGTTAAAGCTGTACTATCTAACCATTGTTTCACAGTGGTAAAGTAGCCAATTTCCTCTGAATCTTTTTTACTATGATTCCTCTGAAGACAGAGGCTGTATCATAGTACTCATTTTAGTGCTTTGCTGACAGTGGAATTTCAATAAATGTTTTTGTCCATCCATAGCATCACCACTCTGCTCACATCTCCAGAAGACTAGATAGAGTGCTGCTGTTTTTCTGAGTGACTTACTGTGACCACTCTTGCCTCAATGAACGCGTTGGTTCACAGTGCAGCCCAAGTAGTTCCTTCAAAAAAATATCATGTTActtgtttgtttaaaataaattacatggATAAACATAATTTTTGAAACTGTATACAACCTTGTGTGGCTTCTAAAGCTCTTATTAGTTTGATCTGGAGATGCCTCATAAACTTCATTGTGCCTCACTGCCCATACTCACATTTCTCAGTAATAATTTTGTGTCTCGTTCAGTTTCTGTTGGTAGCATAATATTACAAGCTacgaaatgaaaaaaaaaaagatttattttggatcCAAGATCAAGTATAAGACAGAAGAACCCCCTTTTGATGGACTCTGAGACAGCATAGAGCAAAACATAGGATTATGTGgaaagtgtgtgtctgtgacttctGGTAACTCTTCTTAAGTCACTAGTGTCTAATATTTGTGTGTTTACTTAATACAAAAGACAACCAATGGGTCTACCACAGTCAGACTCAATTCCCTCAATTGAGCTGTGATAACTGTGAGAAATAATACATGATTTCAAACCATAGGGCTTATCCTTGCCTTCTCAATTTCTCTTTTAGGAAGTCATGGCTCTTTGATTGGCAGATCTACTTTGCACCTTCCAGGATTACCACATTTATGATATCgagtatacacacatgcacacacacacacacacacacagacacacaagtgtgtgtgtctgtgtgtatatatgttatattatgtacatatatgtcaTATTTAGTAAAATTTTAAGTTAGCATTTGCATCCTTCACAAGAAAATGAGACATATCATGATAGAGCAAAGCAGAAACTAATTTTCCTCTTCAAGGAATGTCTAGTGGCTTGGTATTACAAAATAACCAGCAAATAAGAAGTAGGCACTGCGTTGTCCCATTCTATGGTCCATTTTAGTATTTTAGGAAAGAAATACCTTTCCTCCAGGCATTTCCCTGCTGGTGTGACTTGAACACATCTTGTATCCATATCTTTCATTCTCATATATGTAAACAATTTTACAACATTGTTCTCCACAACATCTTCCTCATTTCAGCTTCAttctcacctttttttttcctgatcttaACTGGACATTTTCTCATCAACTCTGTCAATCCTAATTGCCTCAACAGTATAAATGGATACACTTATTGTATTCTAATTACTATAATTCACTGCAAACAGTTCAGTTTTGTCTCGACTCTATTGTTCAAATACCTCTAGTGTCTCTTCTTTCCTATTAATTACATATACTATACTGTTCCTGGTTACTGGGAAGTCCTAGGTGTGCCTCAGCCCACTTTTTCCATTCCAGCAAgtcattctttctttctggccGGGCAcccattgtattagtcagggttctctagagtcacagagtgCATGTGTAGTCTCTCTATAtcgtaagggaatttgttgatgacttacagtttgtAGCCCAACTCCcaaacaatggtcagcagcaactatgaatggaagtccaaggatctagcagttgctcatttccaaaaggcaagcaggcaaagaagagagatgaTCTTCTAATGTCCTTATGCAGCTCTCGAGCAgagggtgtggcccagattaaaggtgtgttcacCTGGGACATC
Above is a window of Mus musculus strain 129S1/SvImJ chromosome 17 genomic scaffold, GRCm38.p6 alternate locus group 129S1/SvImJ 129S1/SVIMJ_MMCHR17_CTG3 DNA encoding:
- the Olfr97 gene encoding olfactory receptor 97, producing the protein MMNCSQAPGFILLGLSSNSEKWQPLFSIFLVLYLLGLLGNLLLLLAIGTDVHLHTPMYFFLSQLSLVDLCFITTTAPKMLETLWTGDGSISFSGCLTQLYFFAVFADMDNLLLAVMAIDRYAAICHPLLYPLLMTPCRCRVLVSGSWGVAHCVSLTHILLLSQLYFHTNQEIPHFFCDFGPLLLLSCSDAHLNESLMMALAGVLGISALLCIVSSYGCIFYAVAKVPSAQGKRKALATCSSHLSVVLLFYSTVFATYLKPPSSSRSSGEVVAAVMYTLVTPTLNPFIYSLRNKDVKSSLRRILNMVKSQD